One Luteitalea sp. genomic window carries:
- a CDS encoding FAD-binding protein: MQHKAVVQLEQDLRGRLIQRADFDYDEARKLYNGMIDKQPLVIARCADIADVVTAVNFGRENDLRVAIRGGGHNGPGLGSVDDGLVIDLSAMKGVRVDPVARTVRVEAGCTSGDVDHATHPYGLAVPFGIVSTTGVAGLTLGGGIGYLSRKHGLTIDNLIEADVVLASGEIV, from the coding sequence ATGCAACACAAGGCCGTCGTTCAACTGGAACAGGATCTTCGCGGCCGCCTGATCCAGCGCGCCGATTTCGACTATGACGAGGCGCGCAAGCTCTACAACGGCATGATCGACAAGCAGCCGCTTGTCATCGCGCGCTGTGCGGATATCGCCGATGTGGTCACCGCGGTGAACTTCGGACGCGAGAACGATCTTCGGGTGGCCATCAGGGGCGGCGGGCACAACGGACCCGGTCTCGGCAGCGTCGACGACGGGCTCGTTATCGACCTGTCCGCGATGAAAGGCGTGCGCGTCGACCCTGTAGCCAGGACGGTTCGGGTCGAGGCGGGCTGCACGTCCGGCGACGTCGACCACGCAACGCATCCCTATGGGCTGGCCGTCCCCTTCGGCATCGTCTCCACCACGGGCGTCGCCGGACTGACGTTGGGCGGCGGCATCGGATACCTGTCGCGCAAGCACGGTCTCACCATCGACAATCTTATCGAGGCCGACGTGGTGCTCGCCAGCGGCGAAATCGTC